DNA sequence from the Vicia villosa cultivar HV-30 ecotype Madison, WI linkage group LG3, Vvil1.0, whole genome shotgun sequence genome:
atcgaattttaactattttgagtaatatattcattattctgagtaatatttatactattttgagtaatctttatattattttgagtaatatatataatactttgagtaatataaacaatatttaagtaTTTATATACTGTGCATaaagatataccttatgcacatcaagaAATCTCTTTAGGGTTATCACTATTGTGCATATCTCTTTCCTAACATAAGAGAGAAATAGGATAGAAGAAATTATTCAAATCCAACTATAAATAGGTCTAACATGTGAGACTTATGGTTTAATAATTATTAGAggtttgttgaagaaagatcgACTTGCAACATGTGAAACATCGACTTGCAACATTGAGAAGAAAGATGAACTTGCCGGTTTGTTGAAATTAACTAAGTTGATTATTTGGGATGAGGCCCCAATGGCTAACAAGTGTTGTTTTGAGGCCCTTGACAAgtccttgaaagatattatgGGTACTGCAGAAAAGCCTTGTGAACAAATATTTGGAGGCAAAATTGTTGTATTTGGTGGTGATTTTAGACAAATTCTACCTGTTGTGCCTAGAGGTACTCGTTCTGATATTGTTCATTCTACAATAAATGCCTCATATATTTGGGCACATTGCAAGGTTTTAACACTCACAAAAAACATGCGGTTGGTGTCGGGATCACATTCAAACAATGCTGCAGAGATTGAGAGTTTTTCTAAATGGATTTTAGATGTGGGAGATGGAAAAATTTCAGaaccaaatgatggttatgctgaAATAACTATTCCACCAGAATTTCTATTACAGGATTTTTTGGATCCAATTGAAAAAATGGTAACAAGTACTTATCCAAACCTACTTGAAAACTTCACAAATCCAGAGTTCCTCCAAAGTCGAGCAATCCTAGCTTCAACTATAGAGATCGTCGATGAAATTAACGATTACATTACAAATCTACTTCCAGGTTACTATACTTTATACATTACATagtctattttttttattgaccACTAATATTTATTAAAGATAAACTCTTTTCATAGGTGATGAGAAGGAGTTTCTAAGTAGTGATACTATTGACAGATCAGAAGCAAATGAGAATGAGGCTTTTGAGCATTTGACTCCAGAATTTTTAAGCTGTTTGAAAACGTCTGGTTTGCCTAATCATTGCTTAAAATTGAAGATTGGCACAACCATTATGTTGATTAGGAATTTGGATCAATCAGAAGGACTTTGCAATGGTACAAGATTGACGGTAACAAGGCTAGCAAATCATGTGATCGAGGCTAAGATTATTTCAGGTACACATGTAGGAAACACAATTTACATACCTAGAATGTCTTTGTCTCCTTCACAATCCCCTTGGCCATTCAAACTTATTAGAAGACAATTCCCCATCATTGTCTCATTTGCAATGACAATAAATAAATCTCAAGGTCAATCATTAGACTATGTGGGTTTATATTTGCCAAAAGACGTCTTCAGCCATGGACAACTATATGTTGCAATGTCAAGAGTCAAAAGCAAAGGAGGcttgaaaattttaattcatgATAAAGACAAATTGCCATTGCAAGTAACAACAAATGTGGTGTTCAAAGAGGTTTTCCACAACGTTGTATAGGTATTATACTTCCCCATTATATCGTTTTTACCTTTTTTACTTTCATATATACTACTCATTTTTAATATGGACTTCCATGATTTTTATTATACAAGGAAAGAAAGGTCCTACATTTAAAGGTGACTACCTAAGATGATGTTTCACTTCTAAATTGGTAACTATAATTCTAAGgtatatttctatttttcatatgAGACTTTGTTTAAATATATTTACACTCTATGCACCTTTGTCGATATAAAATATATACTTATTATTGTTTTTCTATACTTTTCAGGATACAAGGTGAATTACGGACTATACTTTTTGTGAACTAATTTTGAAGACAATTATTTGTCATTTCAGttctattttttgttgttgttttatataaCCATGTAAATCAAATTATCGGTATATTGGTCTCAACTCTATTTCTATTTTATACAATATGCTACATTAAGAATTTTTAAGACTTTGTTTACGTTTGTATAATATGATACACATTAAGatataaatttacccgtgcggacgcacgggtcttctactagttattataaaaataaaataaaaaatttactttattaaagaaagatactaGATTATCTTATATTTTCACGTTAAATTATCGAGAAAAACTTGAATGAGATGATAAGAATCTCTTTCAGGTTAATTAGAAATTTAATTTAATCAGACGTCTTAAATACAAATCTAAAATTGAGAATGCAACAGTGTTAAATTTGGTATATAGCCACGTGAATATGAAGAAAATAACCCTTTCTTGTATGTGTCGATTTCTCTCATCTCCCTTCATCTCTCCCTTCATCATCAGAGGGAGTTTTTTAGTGAATTAGTTTCGAAACCATAGCTAAGTAGTAAAGGGAAATTGCTTCATTCCAGGTAACTTTAGTCCAAAGTTTTGCAGTTGTGGTTGGAGAGCAACAAATTTATGCATCTttatgtgagagagagagagagagagagagagagcatacCTGAGGTTTTGTGTTTCCAAATGAGTCTGTCATCCAAATTGTTCAAAGGAATTGTAATGTTTTGAAAGATGTTGAGCAAGGAGGGGAAGATGGCCTGAAGCTGCACATGAACATTCCAACAGGGATTGCTAATGAAATATTGAACAGTTGATT
Encoded proteins:
- the LOC131657994 gene encoding uncharacterized protein LOC131657994 gives rise to the protein MANKCCFEALDKSLKDIMGTAEKPCEQIFGGKIVVFGGDFRQILPVVPRGTRSDIVHSTINASYIWAHCKVLTLTKNMRLVSGSHSNNAAEIESFSKWILDVGDGKISEPNDGYAEITIPPEFLLQDFLDPIEKMVTSTYPNLLENFTNPEFLQSRAILASTIEIVDEINDYITNLLPGDEKEFLSSDTIDRSEANENEAFEHLTPEFLSCLKTSGLPNHCLKLKIGTTIMLIRNLDQSEGLCNGTRLTVTRLANHVIEAKIISGTHVGNTIYIPRMSLSPSQSPWPFKLIRRQFPIIVSFAMTINKSQGQSLDYVGLYLPKDVFSHGQLYVAMSRVKSKGGLKILIHDKDKLPLQVTTNVVFKEVFHNVV